The nucleotide sequence TGTTGGCTGTGCCCTCACGTGGTGGAAGGGGGCTAGCTAGCTCTCTGGGAGTtgttttataagggcactaatctcattttTAAGGGCTCACCTCCCAAGGGTCCCGTCTCCTAATACCATCAatgtatgaatttgggggggacacagacattcaATCTGTGGCAGATGCCATTAGGGAGATATCATTATTAAGACTTCAGGAAGAGTAGTGGAAAAGAAGCAAATTCTATTGTTATCAGATTCATCTGtaatagagatttttttcaagTTACAAGTTTTTGACTTTATTATCAACAACCAATAGTTATTAACGTTTACCATTTGTGTGAAGTGCTGAGGAGTAGACGTTTGCTGTTTATTTAAAGCTAGTCTTCCCTTTCCCAAAGAATAATTAGTAGCACACCCCTTTTACTCTTTATCACACTATCCCTGTCCCCCAACTCCTAGCCCTCAACATGCAACCAGttatcttcattttctctctctactttctCTCTTCCAGCTCTTGCCTAGGaaaaccatcttttaaaaaaaaactcctctTTTTTCAGATGTGTTGcccaaaagaacaaaacagagcTGTTGTAATCATGACTGGTAATTtaagccagcgattttcaactggtgtaccacaagaatttttaaaacatgcgtcctagctggtttggctcagtggatagagcaccgtgggcctgcggactgaaggatcctgggttcaattttggtcaagggcacatgcccgggttgcaggcttgatccccaggaaggagagtgcaggaggcagccgatcattgattctctctcatcattgatgtttctatctctctctcgcttttctttcctctctgaaatcaataaaaaattttaaaaaataacttttcctaTTGCAATTTGTTTATGGTTGGGGGGGGTGTAAAGTGCATATaaacaaagtaaatttttaaaagttttgtggCAATCTTGATGATTAGAATCTATATTGGAATCAGGGTGTAAGAGGGTTCATTGTGTTAGCATCTCTACTTTGAATGTGCTTCACACTTTTTCATAatcaaaaaatgtaaaagaaagacaTGATCATTTCAAAActtaagactttaaaatatataaaaaccatgtttctcttaaaattatcatgttttctttgatttcaaaatccgccattattaactggtacacctggtatgtACTGTGTGATATAGAAAAATAGGAGTATCAGGGAAGGTTTCTGGGAGGATGTGATACTTGAGCTGAATTTAAAGCATGTGCAGTTTAGGGAACAACTTTAACAAAGGCATGGAGGCAGAAGAAGGGGCAAAAGGAAGCATGGAACTCTGGAGATGCTGCAGAAATTTCAGAGTGGTAGAAGGAAGGATGTTTGTGGATATGTGGCTGTTAGTGATTCTGGATAATTAGCCAGGGATCAGTttgggtgtgtgttttgttttgttttgttttgttttgtttttgttaatcctcacccgagggtattttcccattgatttttaggaagagtagaagagagagggagagacagagagaaacatcaatgtgagagaaacacatagattggttgcctcctgcatgagccccgaccagggaggagcctgcaaccaaggtatgtgcccttgactggaatcaaacccgggaccctttggtccacaggctgatgctctattcactgagccaaattggctagggccagggatcagttttttaaaatttgtattgataGATTGATTTTTTAGGGGGAGAAAGTCCGGTGGCGCGGGGGTGGGcgatggggagggcaggagggaaagagagaaagggaaacattgatttgttgttacacttatttatgcattcattgattatatttgtatgtgccctgactagagatcaagcccacaaccttggtgtatctggacaacactctaaccaactgaactacccaacCAGGGCTAGCCATGGATCATTTAAGGAAAGGCACGTAATGTCAtgctaaggagtttggatttattttgaagaaagggTATGGCTTCTGAGAGATCCAATAGAGAAATAACATGATTTGTTTTTTAGAAAGTCTATAcagaaatatggaaaataaatcaaaggaagaaaaaagtagaGACAAGGAGATCAGTTGGAAGGTTCTGACTGAAAACCAGGAGAGAAATGAAAAGGGCTAACTTAAGCAATAAGGATGGAGAGAGAAGATGTATTTTGGAAAACATGTAGATGATAGGCTCCACAGGGCTGGATTGCAGTGTGTGGAGAGAGGTTGGGAGCAAAGAGGTGAAGAAAATGGAAGTTTTCTGGTTGGAGTAACTAGAGATGGTGGTGCCATTAGTGAAGTTAGGGAATTCTGGAGGAAGAGTAGGCTAGATATGCCTATTTGAGGGGCCTGTGGACCTCTAGATGGCTATGTCCAATAAAGTATATACTAGGAATATACTTTAGTAGTATATTAGATTTAGTAGGTATAGCCTCCTAATATAGATTTAGTAGTTATAGCCTCCTAAGTGGAGTACATGGTTTCTGAAAGTTCAAGAAATAATGAGGCCCATGGTGTACTTCTGATTTTACTACTTCTTCATTCCCTTTGGCATCTGTGAGTGCTTACTAGTAGGCACCAAATTTTAGAAACCATTTCTGAGATAAGGGCATGGCTGGCATGTTTAAGGACAGCAAGGAGACCAGTGCAGCTGTAACAGAGTGAGTGGAGAAGAGTAGAAGGTTGAGGTTCAAGAGGTACATGGGTCTGGATTGTATAGGTATTTGTAGGTCATTCAGAGGATTTGGGGAGTCTTCGGCCTAGTTATAGTATTTAAAGCCTTAACACAATGAAATTGTCAAAGGAAGAACAAAGCAAATGCATTATTCCAGGCATAGGATGGGGTCATCAATATAGACACACTGAGAATTAGAAAGCCTGGATAACTCTAAGAGACATTTTGAAATAAGTAACAATAGAACTTAGTGACTGTACAAAGTGAATGactaacagaaaaaaatcaaaggtgataccaagttttatttatttattttttattttttaaaatatatttttatagatttcagagaggaagggagaggaagagagagataggaacatcaatgatgagagagaatcattgattggctgcctcctgcatgccccccactggggatcaagccggaaacccgggcatgtgcccttgaccagaattgaacctgggacccctcagtctgcaggctgacgctctatccactgagccaaactgggtggggctatttttgtttttagagaattttgtatgagtttatttgagccaaaacagGACAGTtcctgggaagcaagatctcaaatgctcctgaTACTAAGTTTTATAACTAATGAGGAGAGAAGAATAATTGTTGAATGGTGGAAAACAAGTAGGGGGAGAGTAATTATGAAGAGGCTTCAACATTTCTCAAAAGGAATAATAAGCAACAGTTCCCTATTTATCTTGTTGCCTTATGAAAATGATTAGTACTAAGAAAATTCACTTTTTCTTGTAATGTTTCAATGAAGAAAGTATAAATGTTTAATCTTTTCTagccaacattttaaaacaattttgaataCAAACATTCTGACATTGTAAAAGTATTCTAaggtattattttttcaaataggaaaaTGGACGCTGTATTACTAAGCTGGAAAACATGGGGTTTCGAGTGGGACAAGGATTGATAGAAAGGTGAGCAGTCTGGATTTGAAAATTTTCTTCCAGGTAGGTTATGAACAAAGATGATCCATTTCAAAAGATTGCATAAAACTTGagatactttaattttaattcttctcTATTCTTTAATTCacaaattgaaatttctttttaggtCTTATGTTATTTTAACTCAGTTATTCAACTTTTATGTCTtaatattgaagaaaatatatattttatatatttgaaccTTTTTTCCTTGAAAACTTTGATGTACTGAAATAGCTATCTAAAATTTTGTtccataggtttttaaaaatatatatatattatttttattgattttagagaagggagaggaagagagcgatagaaaaatcaatgatgagagagaatcattgatcagctacctcttgcatatcccctactggggattgagcctgcaaacctggcatgtgtccttgacccgaattgaacctgggacccttcagtccacaggccaaagttcaatccactgagccaaaccagctagggctccataggttttttttaacctaaatatattttgtttaaatgcaTAGAGGTGGAAATGCTTTAGAGTTTATGTTTATGTATGCAGTCATCTTCTAATTTATAGAACAATTTTTagtattcctttctctctctctgaatagtTGAACTTTGTTTTATGTAACAATACTGTGATCATCCTCAGCTTTTTTTGATGTGCTAGGATGAATTGTACCTAAAACTGCAATTTACTGTTAGATTCTACTGTTAGACCAATTTTAGCCCCATAATTGTATTAAAGAATGTGAATCTATTGAGATGGGATCTACTTTGCTTGATGCATATCACTTTATAACTGTTAATATTCAGTGCTGTTCTGGCATTTGGAAATTAGTTAACAATTTGCCCCTCCTACTTTCTTTGGAGGAAAAATACTGTATTACTTCTAGTTGATCTTTTTAGGTTTACAAAAGATACCGCGAGGTTCAAGGATGAGTTAGATATTATGAAGTTCATTTGTAAAGATTTCTGGACTACAGTATTCAAGAAACAAATCGACAATCTCAGGACAAATCATCAGGTATTTTGATAAATTAAAGCCTATTTTTTAAGTCCTTTAACTTAATATAAATGACCTATTTTAgtgatttacttatttaaaacttaaaataatttttattcaactTTGGAATGTTTCTCTTATATGTTATTAATAAGTTATATTCTCTAATAGGATATAGTGAATAAAGACAAAGGGACAATGATCAGTTATGATAGCTGTTTCTTTCCTCCaattaaataagttattttaagttttaaaaagtagcaaTGTTAGAATGATAAAGTGTTAGGATTTAGTTTCTTAGTTATTATCacttaggtcagtgatgggcaaccttttgagcttggtgtgtcaaacttcgccaaaaaactgagcataactcgggtagtgtgtcactttgaggaaaaaaacattatttcgcaaatgtttcctcctcaggagcagcaaatgtttcatcctcggcatgtggccgcctcagcggccgcgtgtcatcagaaatggctacgcgtgtcagtgctgacacacgtgtcatagattcgccatcactgacttaggtAATAAGAAGCAGAACCacaaatatattacatttatgtCTTTAGAGTAATTTTTGAAGTCCAATTTATAGAGCATAATTAGCTCTTAAATTAGTCTTGTATTGTTTAGTTGCTGTCAtagtttctattaaaatattttaatataaaaatcaatagactagagaaaccaagatggcggcattggtaaacacctaaactgctgcctcgcacaacaatttaaaaactacaactaaaagacaaaacagatatcatccagaaccacaggaaggctggctgagtggaaattctactactagaaggaaagagaaaagcacactgagactcagaggagctgcggaaggcagaggtaccgaggcgcgAGCgagcgcgcggagagggctggcaactgagtacgtggctggctttctcaatcgggagggagacacaagctccctactgctctgaactccagttccgggcgagactctggggacccagactcatacggggagaaactggactgtctggcagcaggcgaaactcgagggtggaTTTCTCTCAAAGGTggttgcagtgattaccaagggacacagagatccaggggcctcttagggcagggctgacgggaagccatcgCTGTCTGCTCCTTCCTGAGATCCCTCCCCATGAAGCCATTgatgtctgctccgccctgagactcctccccatccaagctgagtacagaggcttttgcaagtcttgttgcataagggtgtctccagcacagaaattctcccatcgtagacacagctgatcctcacagccaattggcctggagctcaattcctcccagtgataccaacaacaatcaaggcctaactacaacaagactgtgcacacagcccacaaaggggtgcaccaagagtgcccacctcaggtaactggggaggctgagccactgggccctataggacatctaccacacaaggccactctatcaactcaaggagacatagcagctacccagtacatagaaacaaacacagggaagtagccaaaatgcagagacaaagaaacaagtcaccaatgaaagaaatggaggaaagcaaactactggatatagagttcaaaaccacccttataaggttactcaagaatcttctagaaacctccaagaaatttagtgagaccctcaaggatatgaaaaaggaccgatcagaaattaagcatacactgactgaaataaagaataatatacagagatccaatagcagactagaggatcccaagaatgaTAACcagctgtgatgaccagctgtgtctacactggaagatctgttgcgtaggagacacccttatggggcaggacttgcttcagtggggctttggtgctcactgagtctgccccttgagtgtgactcttatggatttgaagagttgtaatccggtatggtctcactctgaccactgggtacactggctcttggatctccaaggaggtgcaaggtcagccactgcctggggccgcccagcaggagctacagaaacctctgcagattcctcctcttttttttttttttaaaaatatattttattgattttattacagagaggaagagagagggatagagagtttagagagttagaaacatcgatgatagagaaacatcgatcagctgcctcttgcgcaccccccactggggatgtgcccgcaaccacggtacatgcccttgaccggaatcgaacccgggacccttcagtccaaaggccgacgctctatccactgagccaaaccggtctcggcagattcctcctcttttatggggtttggaagtgcccagacgaggcccagctgtgaagcaaggctgctgctgccaggtagtgggccttcttttggaatctctggggctctctgacctagctgcagtttgacaggttttaggcgaaaggacaggccattcatatacaaaagccaatgcgcacagcttgggtggggttgtaaattgggtggtgcggggtctctgggaatcacctgGACAGAGCAAACAGCAGTGGGTGCCCTGAACTGGATAAGTCCCTGGTTCTCTATGTCCCGCGCCccagtgcaggaacaatgattgctgcaagcatctctaagagtaagctgccctcacattcctgtcccgatgccagacagtccagtttctctccgtatgtgcctgggtcccccagagtctcgcccggaactggagttcagagcaagcaagAGCTTGTATCACCCTCCCGgtttaaagagcagcacatccaggtgccagcactttccgcacTTCCACACCTCTTACCTGTCTTAatgagctttcttcacctctctagttgtggaactctCACCCAGCTTTCCcgcagttctgggtggtagttgtcctgccgtttagttgtggttttgatgtggttgtgagaggcagcaatactggtgattacctatgccgccatcttggtttctcccagaatttattttttcatataacaGTATCAACCTGACTTTAGAAGTACTTGAAATACTAATGGGAAGAAGTGACTGATGATTTGTTTTATAGTTATGGGTTAATAATATATAACTGCTGATTTCACCTGGATAAGTATTGGTGATTCTTTTGCACTAGACTGTAAGTTAAGGATAGAGACTATGTCTTATGCAACTTTGTATCTTCAGTATctaaaagcattcaataaatatagttatataatACTGAACAACTCTTGAGCTTGAACATTGCAGAACTCCTTCACTTAAAGAGAATTTGAGGCCCTGGTTGGGTAGTTCAGTTCGTTAGAGCGTCATCCCTATacactaaggttgcaggtttgatccccaatcagggcacatacaaaaatcaaccagtgagtgcataaacaagtggaataacaaattgatgtttctctctcttctctctctctctctctctctctctctcaaatcaatcagtaaaaaaaaaaaaaaaaaagttgaccaATAGAAAGGAGTTTTAATAACTTAGAAAGCTCTTATTGTTTTGaagaaaaggtaatttttaagGACTGCAGACTACATTGACTCTGgatgtattttctgtttttggaACAGGGCATCTATGTACTTCAGGACAACAAATTCCGTCTGCTTACTCAGATGTCTGCAGGAAAACAGTACTTAGAACATGCATCTAAGGTActtaatggaataaaaaaaaattgaggtttttttttttttactatgaaaaGAGTAGAACCATAGGGAAAAGTACAGTGCCAAATACAACAgacttttgaatttaaaataggttttaccatttcttttttgtttaaacaCTTTTCTATGAAATAGGAGTCAGATGTTCATcatattaaaataacttaaattgTAGCTAAGTAGGCTTATGATGACCAAATAAAGAAACACTATAACTAAATGCCAATGAAATGTGGGTTAATGATAAATTTTTGAATATAGCATAGATATGTCAGAAAAGGTACTCAAGCTTATAAAACTCTTTATTAGCTGTGCAAAATTATTGACCTCAGAGTTTATATTTACAGTCTCCTTTAGCaggttaaaaatattgttttaaacatAGTTAACAATGTTTCTAAGAATACATGCTTTGTGTTAAGCATATCTGTTtccagatttttgttttgtttttcaatctcATGTAGGAATCAATAAATAAGTAGACATATGTATTAAAGAAAGATGACAAGTTTTAATGTAAGGGTTCCTTTGAAGTGATTAAAATATCTGTGGCCATCTCAGTTGCTATTTATCTGTAAAAAATTGTCCATACCTAAATCATCTAACACAAAGGCAATATAGGTATAGAGAAAAGAACATGGACTTGGGACCAACAAAATCTAGATTTGGGACCAAATCTAATCTAGATTTAAGCCAAGCTCCACAATTTATAAGTTTGTGACATTGGGTAATTTACATAACCCCTATGGACCTTAGTTCTTCACTAAGAAAACTcgttaaaataatttctatattaTAAACAGTCACTAAGCTTTCTTCCAGTTCAAAATTTCATGACTCTAGTTCTAAATGCTTATCAGTACCCATTTATGTATATTGTAAAATAATAGTCTACattatttatagatatactagaggcccggtgcacgaaattcgtgcacggagggggttttccctcagcccagcctgtaccctctccaatctgggacccctcaagggatgtctgactgcccaccgggatcgggcctaaacgggcagtcggacatccctctcaaaatccaggattgctggctcccaactgcgcaccggcctgccttcctgattgcccctaaccgcttctgcctgccagcctgatcaccccctaaccactctactgccagcctgtttgcccccaacttccctcctctgccggcctggtcacccctaactgccctctcctgcagggttgatcacctccaactgcccttccttgcaggcctggtccttctcaactgccctccctttcaggccgggtgcctcccaactgcactctcctgctggccatcttgtggtggccatcttgtgtccacatgggggcaggatctttgaccacatgggggcagctatattgtgtgttgcagtgatgatcaatctgcatagtactcttttattagataggatagaggcctggtacaggggtgggggccagctggttgccctgaagggcgtcccggatcagatgggggttcccttggggtgtggggcagcctgagcgaggggcctgtagtggtttgcaggtgggccacgcgccctggcaactcaagtggaggccctggtatctggaatttattttccttctacaattgaaactttgtagcctggggctcctctggaatttattttccttctacaattgaaactttgtagcagagccaagcctggggctccctccacagccGGCAGCtatttgtattggggttataattgaaacttggttgccttaagcgggtgggcccggcaaaggtgtgcggaaagctttgcctcccctgttgctggtggcaaccctggcctgctctctcaagctccattctgcctccatttgtttgaatgtgtttaccttctataattgaaactttgtagcttgagtagaggcttaggcctggcaagggcagtcggaaagcttggcttcctctgttacctaggaaaccttgctctctgtggctgtagccatcttggtttgggttaatttgcatactcgctctgattggatggtgggtgtggcttgtgggtgtgtcggaggtatggtcaatttgcatatttgtctattattagataggatagtattgtTGAATATTATACAATACAGAAATGTAGATAATCAAAAATTCCttagattattaattttttagttcCCATTTTTGTCCTGGCTTTCTCTGCTGTAGCTCAGTCCCTTTCCTTGTTTCTATATGACAGGATTTCTCAATTTCAGCACTAATGGTATTTTGAACTGGGTAAGTTTTTTGTTGTGAACAAATCACAATTTTTGGTTGTGTAAAGCAGAAACCAATTATGATTGAATAGAATAATATCAGCTCACAGAACTGATGGGAAGGCTAAGAAAACAGCCAAGATTCCTGGGAAGTTAAAGCAGCCAGAAAGATAGCCCCT is from Eptesicus fuscus isolate TK198812 chromosome 2, DD_ASM_mEF_20220401, whole genome shotgun sequence and encodes:
- the TRAPPC6B gene encoding trafficking protein particle complex subunit 6B isoform X1 — translated: MADEALFLLLHNEMVSGVYKSAEQGEVENGRCITKLENMGFRVGQGLIERKNTVLLLVDLFRFTKDTARFKDELDIMKFICKDFWTTVFKKQIDNLRTNHQGIYVLQDNKFRLLTQMSAGKQYLEHASKYLAFTCGLIRGGLSNLGIKSIVTAEVSSMPACKFQVMIQKS
- the TRAPPC6B gene encoding trafficking protein particle complex subunit 6B isoform X2, giving the protein MADEALFLLLHNEMVSGVYKSAEQGEVENGRCITKLENMGFRVGQGLIERFTKDTARFKDELDIMKFICKDFWTTVFKKQIDNLRTNHQGIYVLQDNKFRLLTQMSAGKQYLEHASKYLAFTCGLIRGGLSNLGIKSIVTAEVSSMPACKFQVMIQKS
- the TRAPPC6B gene encoding trafficking protein particle complex subunit 6B isoform X3, which produces MGFRVGQGLIERKNTVLLLVDLFRFTKDTARFKDELDIMKFICKDFWTTVFKKQIDNLRTNHQGIYVLQDNKFRLLTQMSAGKQYLEHASKYLAFTCGLIRGGLSNLGIKSIVTAEVSSMPACKFQVMIQKS